Part of the Denticeps clupeoides chromosome 3, fDenClu1.1, whole genome shotgun sequence genome, aaggtgccactgaacaaagcaccgtccccacacactgctccccgggcgcctgtcatggctgcccactgctcaccaagggtgatgggttaaatgcagaggacacatttcactgtgtgcaccgtgtgctgtgctgctgtgtacaacatgtgacaatcacttcacgttcagaTTCTGCAGGTGAAGAGAATGAAAGATGAGGCGGGATGAACGCAGGGATAAACATTAAATTACAAACATTACACGTACATGTACTTTCGGGGGCAGATCGGTGCCCCCAACCGCACCTCCATCAAATATCCCGCTCCTTCCACAGGCACAATGCGCGTTTGAGGCAGCGGTCAACACGGACCACTCAGCAGGTTGTTCTTCGGGAAACTTATAGGGGCCAGTTCTAAACGGGCATATATGAGGGGGCAGACTGAAATGTGGAGGGGGCACATGCGGAGGTGGgaaatgggtggggtggggtcctctggataactgtttttgtcatgtaactggatCTGATCCGAGACCCgtccaacttgggtgtcccacATGAAGGCTGCCCCTGaccaggacagggtgacagtgCCCCAAGGAAGAACTAAAAGATGAAATATTCCTTATCAGATTCTAACTAAAAACGTAACATTTAccttaacactagaagtcccagagaTTAGTCATTTGGCTTTTCTACCCATAAAACCCACAGGATAGTCAATTGACTAGAAGACTTTTAactaatatccttaatcacCTGTGAACTGATGCTTTTGTCATGTAAACAAGGCGGGGCCATGCTGTTTGTCTGGCAGATTGAGGAATTTCTTGTTGACTGTGCCGAGGATGGTTTTCTGGCTAAGcagtttttgtgcatgtgaagAAATTGTGCGTGGTAACATTTCTGCCCTTGTCTAGGAATGGTTCCATCAGCCTCATCACTACATTTTCAGACAGTCTCTCCCCACTGGGACGACTGGGGTCCTTGCCAAGATATGGGAGGACATTGCAAATGTACTTGGATTTTAGGTCGCAAGCCACCCAAAACTTGATACCAAACTTATCAGGTTTAGTTGCAATATACTGCAGGAAACAGCATCGAGTCTTTGACGGGAAGAGCTGTTCATCAATGGTGATATGTAGACCAGGACGTGATGCAGTTGGTGACaaatgatccccacacactggaatAGTCCATTCTTGAATGCTACGAAGCATGTCAAGTGTGATGAAACACGGGAAGCTCTGAAGGCGACTCGAGATACTTCTTCTGGCCTTAGCCGTTGGCTCTCTATCTGCGGCGTACGCTTCTATTGGGGTGAAAGGGAGCAACTTTTGGCAGGTGATTTTTGGCCCGACCTCCTGTGGAGAGGCCATCAGCtccattgtcctcctgcttttgttgtgcaaaaacactagttacctgtgaaccctggcacacaattcactttttgttttagaaTTCAGTGAGgattctgtacatgtatgagcaggtttatcaaccatggaccatgacttcactcaggttatggcagaaaaatgtcttgcacttcagatggcagtgaatgtctgctaaggtgcacaaacaaaaaagtggaaaatataaaaaaggcagaGTAGATATTTCCACTTACTTGTGGTATTTTCCATTTacttgtttgaaatgaaataatgaaatgaaaataatatgaaataaaaatgaacctgAAGACTGATCAGACGGCTCTGAGTCTGAATCCGGCTGAAGTTCTATGTCTTCTCCATCCGAGTCACAAGGGTTTACTTCACTCAGGAGAATTTGCAAGGCCTGCTGAGTGGCGAGTCTTCTCTGCATGTTCTTTCTTTGGAGAGGAGGCTCGTACACCACAGAATTCTTCATGCCACTGAAGTAGTAGGCTATGTGCAGTGATATTTTATCCAGTTCAGCACAAAAGGAAGTTCTCTGCTATTAAAACCTTTTAGCAAACTTTTAGCAAGCGATTTTTAATGGTTTTTCTGACTTCTGTTGGCTATCCATCACATGTATATGATTCTAGTTGGCCGTGCGGGAACTCTGAGTAATGGGCCATCGGCtccattgtcctcctgcttttgttgtgccaaaacactagttacctgtgaaccctggcaagacaggccaaagctacagtatgtgtgtgacattgaaaaattcacaaaatatagaaacacaagtgtgttttatttattaaaaatagtctgaaaatagaatgaaaagttgctaatagaatgaaatgaatagaatgaaaatgaaaaaatagaacGCTCACACTTCAGTCTCCAATGAATATTGTATGATCTCTACAATGgtcactgggtctgcaaacgCTGCAAACACAGATTTTGAAACAGACAGACTGCGTGGGATAGTAACCACTGATATGATGAATTGGAACTGAGggactgagatttttttttactttatctatttgtttgtttatttattattattttttatttgattttattttttgctgttttatatGGACAGGCAGAGGAGAGAGCACACAAAAACGAAATTcacaaaattcactttttgttttataattcagtgatgattctatacatgtttatcaaccatggacaatgacttcactcaagttatgacatttgtgaacaaacacacattggAGTGGACTGTGTTCAAAAACACCAAACACTCCATTTTCAAACACttcttggggggaaggggagtgacacattccaatcggccaccaatttacaaatgaatgggagccatttgTCGGTGATTGAGTTGTTAGTTCCCAActaaggggccatttggcctacctctgcTAGAGCtgaggggtcagaaaaacctgggacttctagtgttaattGGATGCCTAATGTCAAAGATATTTGAACATGAACAGAACTTGTTGAAAAAAGGATGCATCTCACAGTGTTAACTTTGCcatttgtgagctgctggggtggaaagtgTATAAGATTTACTTTGTCGGGGTCCTCCAGTCGGCTCTACGCAACAGACGGACTGACGGTGGTGCTGAAACACTTCTCTCTACaatacagtggtggcctagcagttaaggaagcggccccgtaatcagaaggttgccggttcgactgagcaaagcaccgtccccacacactgctccccgggcgcctgtcatggctgcccactgttcactcagggtgatgggttaaatgcagaggacaaatttcactgtgtgcaccgtgtgctgtgctgctgtgtatcacatgtgacaatcactttacttaagACTGAAACTATGAGAAGAACAATGaaccagccccccccccaaaaaaataaactgacagTGATTGGATGCTTAGCTGGGTAGAGGGGGAGTGAGGACCCGTGCGAAAACATTGGACGTGATTTACTATTGTAGTAAATCgtgtccatattcagtttgtggggAATCAGatgttttctttctcaacttgCCCCCTCTTGCCCCAGCCTAGCCGGCCCCGTTCCTGCTGTTTGTTGATGTTCTTGGTGCCCTTAGCGACTCAGGAGCTTGCTTgaaagaagcttttttttttttttctcctccaccaccaggGAGCAACTTTGTGAAATCTTTGAATGACTCACTCGTCAAAGGCAGTCTGGAACGGAAGAACTGCTGCCTtcgcatttcaggtgacgacctcttgaagctcatcgagagaatgccaagagtgtgcaaagcagtaaccagagcaaagaaactagaatataaaacatgttttcacttatttcacctttttttgttaagtacataactccacatgtgttcattcatagttctgatgccttcagtgagaatctaccaacgtaaatggtcatgaaaataaagaaaacccattaaatgagaaggtgtccaaacttctggcctgtactgcagGTGTATTATTTGTCAGACCTGAATTTCAGGAAGTCTTGAAAATGTACCTCCGTACACAAACACTGTATCCCACGAGTCTTAAACTGCACTTCTGAACAGCTGAACAGTTTCACTGCAGATCGCAAAAAGGGGTTCAACGAGGTCACCAAAGCACCAAGTGTGAGCTGATGCTCCTTCCCATCTGTCAGTCTAAATGTACTGCAGCTGCAGCGGCAAAGAAGAACCATGAGTGATGACGTGAACTGCCAATAACCTTTCGGCGAAATGTCATGAATCATCCTGTCTCCGGATTCTCATCAATGGTGGCAGGTTAAGGTAAATTCCAGCCCATTCGCACCCAACTCCTGAAACTGGTGCTTGTCCGCTTATTTTCAGAATGTTCTACCTGGAACTTGCAAATGAATTAAGCAACTAAGCATAATTAAATGCAGGTCATGGTGAAGAATCGCCACAGGGACTGGCTGAAGACGGGTAAAACTACTCTTACTTCCTCTTCACACAATGTCCTCCTAAAAACGTCCAGCGAGTGGAGTTATTATTACATGTAGCTTGTACTATTCATTCTGGACGCACTACTCACGTTCCTGTTTTAATGTACCAAAAAAAACGCAGTGGAAATTGCACATAGGTTTTGACCTTGCAAGTTCGTATGAATTCCATGCATGTacgaggtcaaagttcaactgAGCGCAGCAAACGTAAAGGCGACCGAAAGCTTCAAGCTTCATGCCCCAAAATGGCCCATGAGCCCCAGATCTTGCCCCAGTGGGCGCACAAGTTCACGCATTTAGCTGGAGTCATGTGCCACAAGCAGCGTCGGGGTGTACAGAGTTACACGTACCGGCGATATgtcatttaattacaaaaatgttttaaatcgcAATCCAATACGGTTACTGAGGAAAATGTGCAGTTAAATTGCGTTTATTTCTTGAAAGCTTCGCGGTTACAGCTTCATATTGCATATAAAACCCTGCAGAGGGATATCAGCCTTGATCGTATCAGCCAATCGACTGACACAAGTGTCTGTTCGGATGTTGGTTGGAACGTTCTGCACGCTGCATCCTTCTGTGAGCCACATCGTTGTTGTGAGCTTCATTTCCTTCCTTCCTATTTCTATTCAGAATGCAActttatagtaaaaaaaaaagagaagcggCAAAATGGAGGGAGATTATAAGTGGATTATAATGATTTAATTTCGCCGTATCGTTTTACCGTGATGAAGAGGGTCTCCTGACAGTGAATATAGCTTATTGTTGGCAGCATATATGAAGCAGAAATAGTGTGCGACAACCATGGACCTTCTTTTCAGTTTGGTAACGGTAATAATGAGGTACAGTTACAAAACGCATGATgcggcggtagtagcctagtgaataacacacctgcctatgaaccagagaaccacaaaccaaacatgaagtTCCGCACGTAAATCAAGACTCTTGAACATTAAATATTTGACGCAGCAGTGTTGcaggttttattaaaatgctgaCTATATAACTGTACGATAACCGTCTGAGTTCTGTGAACTTAAATAAATTGTGTTGTATGTGGCGTGTATTGAAAGGAGTCTGTCGGTAGTGTTTAGTACTGGTATATCATTATATCATTCAGTACAGgttaaaagtttggacgcaccttctcattcaatgtgttttctttattttcatgaccatttacgtcggtagattctcactgaaggcatcaaaactatgaatgaacacatgtggagttctgtacttaacaaaaagtggagacctgacctccacagtcaccggacctgaacccaatcgagatggtttgcggtgagctggaccaacaagtgctaaacacctctgggaactccttcaagactgttggagaaccatttcaggtgacgacctcttgaagctcatggagagaatgccaagagtgtacaaagcagtaatcagagcaaagaaactagaatataaaacatgttttcacttatttcacctttttttgttaagtacataactccacatgtgttcattcatagttttgatgccttcagtgagaaggcCACACTTGCCACAAGGAGGCAAATCCATCTCTTGTAATACTGTTTGACTGAGGGCTGTGGAGAATGATTTAACTGATTAAAAGTGGAATGGTGGGTGCTGCCTTGTGCTGAAGCTGCAAAGGTGACCTGTTTACTGAGAGCAACAAGCCTCATCGCTTCAGTCTTTCACTTTCTCTCCTCGTGGTTTGTGTATGCGTGGGACGTTTTGCAGGCAGGAGATAATGCTGACGAGCAGAAATGAGTGTGCACTGGGGATGCAACCCGAACGAAAATCCGAGGCGCTACGGTTACAGGAATATTCATGTTCaagtatgaataaaaaaaaaaaaaaaagtaaaccaaaCCCCGCtgttatttcacaatttaatcACAGCAAACCATCACCTGAATATCAGGTGACAGataaataaaactgcattaGAATATGTATATGTTGCATCATTTTTATActtgaaatgaaatgcattacAAACGTACTTCTACACACAGAGGGTGTATGTCCATATTATAGTGATTATTGGAACAGTacaacagtgtaaaaaaaactgtatatcGTCAGCTCTGATAATGACCCAGCGCTCATGAAATAATGTCACTGTAAACCCCTGAGAATATGAAACCTCCCGTCTAACCTCCTGTTACTAGACGCCCCCTCTGTGACTAACTTCCAGACCACAAGACCGAGTCGAAAGAAcgacggtgggaggaaacttCCAGTACAGGAGCCTACAAAGGTGGTCCGTTGGTCCTAGTTGGTTTGAGTTAGCGATACTACTAATAATCCGGAATGGTTCTGTCATATAAGAAAAATTCACCCTGGTCTCTACGGATGCTTTTGTCTGGAGCGCAGAAGGTGTGGTTTCATAGCTTGAAACCACCGAAAACGTTGTCATGGACACCAGGGATCACCACGTCTTTGCCGCGCCGGgcgtccacctccacctccacgtaGACGGACTCGTCGGTGTGCATGTAGACGGCGGCGTGCAGGAAACTGTTGGCTCTGTCGGGGATGTCCGATGCCGTTGTCTGGCTCCTGATGCAGCGGTAACTGTCAAGATCGGTTTTTTTTTAGCCCTTGCTGGAAGAACGTTTGTGATGAAGTGAGGTGTTCGGCCAGGTTGATCTCACCTTAAGGACCTAACCACCTCAATGGGGTTTTTATATCGGGGTGTCCGCTTCATCATTTTATACTTTACTGCAGAGCACTGGGGCTCGTTGAAGGACACTTTGGAGTAGAAGTAGTACCATCCCTCTTCGGCCACCGCCAGGCTGCCGTTTTTTGCGTATTTCATCCCGTGGATGAAGGTGCCACTTCCCGTTGACCACTGGAGGGTGGAGCCGTTCACCGGAGGGTTACTGCCTGGAAAAGAACTGAGAGCCTCACCAACCCAGCCTCCAACCCCAACGTGGTCTGAGATGGTCTGAGGAGGATACCTCTGAGAAACGCGGACGGCCTGTCCGAGGGTGGACCGGTCTTGTTCGACTCTGCACGCCAAAACGAAAGTTACCTCTCAACATGTGTTAACgttgtttaaataataaataaagtaaataaagtgaagtgattgtcacatgtgatacacagcagcacagcacacggtgcacacagtgaaatttgtcctctgcatttaacccatcaccctgagtgagcagtgggcagccatgaccagcgcccggggagcagtgtgtggggacggtgctttgctcagt contains:
- the LOC114785851 gene encoding tumor necrosis factor ligand superfamily member 14; the encoded protein is MAHGAAAPGYPQVFVVDPQAARGPPPGAARARRPGWKETLLCLVVAACVLGVAVEAGFIYRLCSRDEAPPPRAERKSELTNAAKSTGSESNKTGPPSDRPSAFLRGSNPPVNGSTLQWSTGSGTFIHGMKYAKNGSLAVAEEGWYYFYSKVSFNEPQCSAVKYKMMKRTPRYKNPIEVVRSLSYRCIRSQTTASDIPDRANSFLHAAVYMHTDESVYVEVEVDARRGKDVVIPGVHDNVFGGFKL